TAGGAATCGGAGCCAATTCCTCAACAGACAAACTGTCCGCAGTATAAATCCATGCTCCATGAGAAGCAGAAAGTTCATTGCCGACCTCGTAAGCCTTATACTGCCAGTATTCACCCAAGGAGGTAGATTCATCCCACCAGTAAACAGGGATTTCTGTCTTCAGGCTAACACCAGCCTTTTCCAAACCCTTGACGGAAACCATACGCCATTCAGCGGAACGAGCAGACGCGTCCACGGCAATCACATTGGAAGAACAGGAACCAGTCGGTGGAACAGTCACGCTGCTGGAAGAACTGCTTGTCTGTGTCGTGACACTGGAGGAGCTTCCATCCTGAATAGATTCGCTGGAAGAGCTACTGGGCGGGATTACAGTTTCGCTGCTGGAGGAGCTGGAACTTGGTGAAGAAATAATGCTTTCGCCACTGGAGGAACTAGAACTTGGCGGAGGAAGAATTGTCTCACTGCTAGAACTGCTGGACGATCCCGGAACAACCGGAGTTTCTACCGGGAGTAAAGCAATCAGGTACGGAAGGTCGTCGTTCTTGCCTTTTTCAAAACCCCAAACTGGATTAGCCAAGGATTCTAATCCCCAAGCATAATTCAACTCCTTCTTCAACCCATCAACGCCATCTTTCATCTGCTTGTCAACGAAAGTACCATTGTTAAATTCCGCATCAATGTTATAAGAAGGGCCATTACGGAAGTTGTACTGAATATCCCAACAAGATTCCCAAGAATTCTTATCACATTCATTATTGTACGTGTTCCATTTCTTTGACGTACCCGGATCAAAAAGGCCAATGGCATCCATTGTCACAACCATATCATTGCCGTAATGATAGTTTGACTTCATGACATAAAGAACATCATTCGTTCTAAAACGAGCGTATCCCAACAGGTAACCCACATAAATCTGCTTCATGCCCAAAATATCTTTGGACACATTTAAATTACCCACATGGTAGGAATTCTTAAGAGCAAACTCTGCATTATGACCACTTACATTGGTTGTTGTCAAGTGACCAATGATACCGCCAACCACCATGGAATCTTTTTCTCCAGCAATTTCATGGCTAATATCAAAATTTCCCTTCACTTCAATATTATTGACGGTACCAACCGTTTTACAGGATGCACAAAGTCCACCAACAACGTAGCGGTTATTGTCGCCAGAAGAACTACCTGCGAGAGTGATCAAAGACGAAGGAGAATTAACCTTGATGTTTTCAAAAGTGATAAAGTTTCCTTTTTCACCCGTATAATAATTACCAATACCGCCAGCAACATCAATACTCTTCGCATTGCCATTAACAGCTATGCTTCCAAGATATTCGGAATTCACAACACGAACACTCTTCGAAGAAAAAGAATCATGCATGCCAGCTCTTCCAACAAAACCACCGACAAAAATGGAATCGATGACAGACGATCCGTTCAATGCCACAGTGATATCAACATGGGACGTATCACCATAAACAGCACTGTCACTAACAGCAAAGCCACCAAAGCCCACAAGACCACCAACGGAAATTACACCTGCAGTAACAGAGCTACCAGCGTCTTCCACCACTTCAATAGAACCTGCAGTCTTGGTATTTATGAGGGAGAACATGTCATCTTCGCCGGAACCAAGATTGATTGATTCCATACCACCCACAAGACCACCTAGATAATGCTTCTTTTCAGAAACAACATTGGACTTAAGGTTTGCATCACTAACGCAGTTCCGGATCTTAAGAGGAACGTTGGACAGGAAGTTTCCTCCGATAAGACCACCCATGTAATAGTTCTTACTGGAAGACGGTTTAGAAATATCTCCAGCAAAAGAGGAATTTTCAATCAGAAGACCTGCAACATTGTTTTCACTCTTCTTGATCAAACCAAAAATACCGCCCATGTTGGCGCCACCGCTAATAGATGAACGGCTAGATTCAGAACCAATTTTCACGTTTTCTATTTTACGGGAAGTCGCTTCGGCATGGTCAAACAGGAGATTTCCGGCAAGACCGCCAAGAATCGCACTATCATTGTTGGTTGCAGACAAGGATACATCTATGTCTATCTTGGAAAAACCAACATTGACAGCTAAGCCAACAACACCACCCAAAAATGTATAGGCGCCATTGCCCAGGGAAACTCCAGCGACAGCCGTTCCCGAAGTAATACTGGATTCATTGCTGACAAATATTTTACTAGAACTATTTACGTTCTCAATGGTCGAATTCAAGGCATAGCCAAAAACACCACCGGCCATGACACCAACAACCTTGACACCTTCAAGAGAAAGGTTCTTTACATGAGCATCTTCTGCCATACCGGCCAAGGTTCCTGTGGGGCGGAAATTGCTGGCGGAAACCGTCGACTTACCCGTTACAGAGATAAGGACATTATTGAACTTGATATCGGAAATTGTAACGCCATTAATGGAACCGAAGAAACCCATAGGGGAATTCATCTGACCAGAGGCGGCATCATGGCTAAAGCACATGTTTTTGATGACATTGCCGTTGCCATTAAATTCAGTGACGTTCTTAGGAAGAACAATCGGTGTATGCTTTGTTGAACAGACTTCTCCCGATTCAAATTCGTTCAAATCCAGTTCAGTAACAAGGCTGAGCTTGACAGGTGTGGCGGGAGTCCAACTTTTAAGCAGATTGTTGAGTGTTGTGGCTACATTGCCGTTGGTAACTTCAAGAGAATTTACACATTCCGTGCACTTGGTTTCGGACTGGCCAATAGAACCATAGCCTTCATTGTCCACTTTTAGATTCAGATATGACGAATTTTGGGCCACGGCAGCCGTGGTCATTCCCAAAATCAACGTTCCTATAAAGCTGTTTCTAAAATTCATATGCACACACTCAACACATTATAAAGATACTTTATTTACACAGAGAGACAAGTACAAACATCGTAATCTATCTTCCAATGTGATATAGCGCCGTTCCGTGATTTTTCGCAATAGGTGTTGTAACAAAAAAGACAACTTTTCAGTTGTCTTAAAGTGCGTTGATGCTCAACAAATTAGCTATTCAGCCCAGTGATTTCCATTGTAGTTTCGGGCCGTGTTGGCATCCATTCCGATCTGGCGGACCAAATCGTCGATGCTGGAAAACTTCTGCTCCGGACGGAGGTAGGCCATAAGGTCCAAAACAAGTTGCTGTCCATAAATATCTTCATTGAAATCCAGCAGGTAGGCTTCAATGGCCATGAAGTGGGTTCCCGGCGTAGAAGGCTGGGTTCCGATATTCAATACGGAACGGAAAATGCGACCATCGGCAAGACGTGCATTGGCCACGTACACACCACCCTTAGGCAGGAACTTGAATTCCTCCACTTTGAGATTTGCCGTTGGGAAGCCCAAGGTGCGGCCCATTTGCTTACCAACCACCACTTCTCCAGTCAAACGGTACGGGCGACCCAAATAAGTCTGGGCGCGTTCCACATCACCCATTTCAAGGGCTGTTCGCACGGCGGAGGAACTGACACGTTCGCCCTTGTGAAGCACGATAGAAAGCATCTGGGTGGAAAGTTCCGGGAAAGCTGCCGTAATGGTTTCGTAGTTGCCCTTGCCGCCGGCACCAAAGTTATGGTCGTGGCCAAAGAACATGGAACACACATTCAACTTTTCAATGAGTTCCTTTCGGATAAATTCGTCGAAAGGAAGGCACATCAGTTCACGGGTAAAGGGCAGCACCACAAAATCAAGACCCAGGCTTTCAATAAAGTCCCGCTTTTCCGCCGTTGTAGTCAAGAGCAGCGGATCGCCGGGGCCGCGAAGAACGTAGTTGGAATGGGGTTCAAAACTGATGACCGTAGGGCGCAATCCATTAGCTTCTGCAACAGCCTTCAGGGAACGGAAAAGAGCCTGATGGCCCAAGTGGCAACCATCAAAGTTTCCCATGGTAACAGCACGTTTCAAACTATTCATCTGCAGCCAAATAAATCTTGGGTCTGATGCGGCCCGGTTCGTAGTGGCAGTAGCTCAGGACTTCGCCTTTGAGGTTCGCCACAAAAACATTGCCCTCGGCATCCACACCTTCAATCGGTGTTTTCCAAGGCAGGTAATTTCCCTGGCGGATAACAGCCACCTGGGTATCATCCAGGCGCACCACCGGGAAATCAAGGATCTGGTCCACAGGAATAAGGTGTTCGCGAGTCAAGTCTTCACCGCGGACAGCCTTGTCCAAGGTGACGTTGCCGATGCGATGGCGGCGGATTCCGGAAACGCAACCAACGGTACCGAGAGCGCGAGCAATATCACGACCCAGGGCACGGATGTAAGTTCCCTTGGAGCATTCGCAAATCAGGTCAAAAGTGGCGATGCACTTGCCGGAACAACCTTCAGTTGCTTCGTTTGCCACTGCATCCAGAACCTTCAAGGAACTGATGTTGATCTTGCGGGGCTTCAGTTCAATGTTACGGCCACGTTCCATCAGATCGCTGGCGCGGACGCCGTTGATCTTGACGGCGCAATACTTGGGAGGAATCTGTTCGATGTCACCGGTAAACTGGGGCAACACAGCCTCCAGAGCCTCGCGGGTAATCTGAACGGCGGACGCGCTGGCACTATCAGCGGCGCGGGAATCCTGTTCCAGGACTTCGCCGTCCCATTCCAGCGTGTCGGTTTCATAACCCAAGTGCAACCTAAAGCTATAGCACTTGTCCTTCGCTTCCACAAAAGGCAGCAAACGGGTGACGCGGCCAGTGGCGGCAATAATCAAGCCAGATGCACGCAAATCCAGCGTGCCGGCGTGACCTACCCTCTTCGTAGAAAAGACCCTTTTCAGAGGGAAAAGGGCCTTAAAAGAAGTTTCACCAGCAATCTTGTCTAACAGGACAAAGCCAGAATTGGACAATTACAAATCCCCTTTCTGTTTCAGTTCTGCAAGAATGCTTTCGATATGCATGGCGTGTTCCAGATTTTCGTCCAAAACAAAATTCAATTCCGGAATCTTACGGATCTTCAGGGCCTTGCCCAGAACCGTACGGATGTAGCCGGCAGAATTCTTGAGGCCGATGAGGGAATCGCGCTTTTCCTTGTCGGAACCCATCACAGAAACCATGATCTTGGCATAGCTAAGGTCATCGGTGATTTCCACGCGGGTGATGCTCGCAAGGGAGCTGACGCGAGGGTCCTTAAGACCCTTCTGCATCATCTTGGAGATTTCCTCACGGAACTGTTCGTCCAAACGATCGGTTCTACGACTCATTAAGCGTTTTCCCCTTCGGACTGTTTCTTAGCCTTTTCTTCAGCTTCTTCACGGGCAACGTCCTTCAAGGTACGAGCAACAGAGACTTCCTTGAAGAAGATCAAGCTATCGCCTTCACGAATATCGTCGTAACCCTTAAGACCGATACCGCATTCGAAGCCACGAGCCACAGACTTGACGTCGTCCTTCATGCGCTTCAAAGACTGAACCACGGTAGTGCCCAGTTCTACGCCATTGCGGTATACGCGGACATGGCTTTCGCGGTCCACGGAACCATCGGTAACCATACAGCCGGCGATAAGACCAACCTTGGGAACCTTGAAGACCTGACGGATTTCTGCTTCGCCGCTGAGTTCTTCGCGGAGAGTCGGCTTCAGGAGGCCTTCCACAGCATTGGTGATATCTTCGATGCAGTCGTAAATCACGCGGTAGTTGCGGATTTCGATGCCTTCCTTCTGAGCCATTTCACGTACGGAGAGAGACGGCATCAAGTGGAAGGAGATAATGATCGCCTTAGCAGTGGTTGCCAAGAGAATATCGGATTCGGTAATGGTACCCACACCCTTGCGGATGATGCTGACCTTGACTTCCTTGTTGGAAAGCTTTTCGAGAGAAGCGGCCAAAGCTTCTGCAGAACCACCCACGTCGGCCTTGACGATAAGGTTGAGTTCGGAGAGCTTGCCTTCCTTCTGTTCGTTGTACATGTTTTCCAAGGAGATGGTGCTACGAGCACGGAGGTCGCGTTCACGAGCTGCCATACGACGCTTGGAAGCAATTTCACGTGCGGCCTTTTCGTCGTCAACAACGATAAGGTCGTCACCAGCCTGAGGAGTACCGTCAAAACCAAGAACCTGGCAAGGAGCGGAAGGCGGAACTTCCTTCAGCTGTTCACCACGTTCGTTAAACATTGCACGAACACGGCCTGCGTAAATACCGCAGACGAACGGATCACCCACATGGAGAGTACCGTTCTGCACGAGGATGGTAGCCATGGAACCCTTACCGATATCCAGCTTGGATTCAACGACAGCACCTCGAGCGTGAGCATTCGGGTTAGCCTTAAGTTCCAGCACTTCAGCTTCGAGAGCCAAAGTTTCCAGCAAGTCTTCCATACCCTGACCAGTACGGGCAGAGACTTCGATACAGCTGGTAGTACCACCCCACTGTTCCACTTCAACGCCGCGTTCGGCGAGCTGAGCACGGATCTTGTCCGGGTTAGCAGTCGGGAGGTCAATCTTTGTAATAGCGACAACCATCGGAACCTTTTCGCGCTTGGCAAGTTCGATGGATTCAACAGTCTGGGGCATGACCATGGAGTCAGCAGCCACAACCAGCACGATAACGTCGGTCACCTGAGAACCACGGGCACGCATAGCACTGAAAGCTTCATGACCCGGAGTATCCAGGAAGGTAACCTTACCCTGGCTGGTGGTAACTTCGTATGCACCAATATGCTGAGTAATGCCGCCGGATTCGCCAGCCACAACGTGGGTCTTACGAATCCAGTCGAGGAGAGAAGTCTTACCGTGGTCAACGTGACCCATCACGGTAACCACCGGATGACGAGGCTGGAGGTTTTCTTCCTGTTCCTCTTCAACACCGAGTGCTTCTTCTTCGTATTCTTCCATCAACTGAGCTTCATAGCCAAATTCATCAGCCAAGAGCTGGATGGATTCAAAGTCGAGACGAGCATTGATGGTCACCATCATGCCCATTTCCATGCACTTCGCGATAACGCGTGCAGGCATCTGTTCCATAAGGCCAGCGAGTTCGCCGACGGTAATGAAGTCGGAAGTCTTGAGGATCTTCTTTTCATCACCGGTATCACCTTCGTTCTTTTCCTTACGGTAAACCTTCTTGACAGGCTTCTTGGAGAGGTCAGCCATCACGCGGGAAACGTTCTGACGAACGGCTTCCTGCTGCTGTTCTCTCTGCTGTTCCATGCGGTCCTTGCCATTGCTACGACGGTTCTTGTCGTTCTGGCCATGACGACCATTCTGCAGGCCACCCTTGCCGCCCTTACCGCCCTGGCCTGCGCCAAAGCCGCCCTGGGCAGCGTTGTTGCTAGCATTGAAGGCGTCCTGCATGGAGGAACCGGTAAAGCCACCGGTGCGGCCGGTAAAGTTGCGACCGCCATTATTATTGTTACGATCGTTGTTGCGATCACCACCCGGACCACCCTGGCCCGGACGACGATTGCCACCATTGCGGTTATCCTGACCGTTATTCAAGCGGCCGAAGGTACCAGTATAGCCCTGCTGGTTGCCACCGTTACCACGGGGACCACCCTGACCAGGACGACGATTGCCACCGCGGTTTGCAGCGGCAGCCTGCTGGGACTTCTGGATACGGGCAAGGATTGCAGCATCAGGCTGGAACACCTGGGCCTTCATAGGCGGCTGCTTCAATTCAACATTGGAAACATTGGCTGCGGTTTCAGCCTTGGGAGCAGCGGCAGGTGCAGCCGGCTTAGCTTCGGCAGGCTTCGGGGCAGGTTCGGCCTTAGGTGCGGGCTTCGGTTCGGCCTTCGGGGCAGCGGGAGCTGCGGCAGGTGCAGCAGGCTTGACTTCAGCGGGCTTGGCAGGTTCGGCCTTAGGTGCTGCAGGAGCAGCGGCCTTAGTTTCAACAGGCTTTTCGGCAACAGGTGCAGCGGGCTTTTCTGCGGCAACCGGCTTGACTTCAGCCGGCTTAACTTCAGCCTTCGGAGCTGCGGGAGCTGCGGCCTTCGGGGCAGCGGGAGCTGCGGCGGCAGGCTTAACAGTAGCCTTCACCTTGGCGGCCGGATTTGCACCCTTGATCAAGGTAGCCTTGAGAGTGCGACCACCGATGGTCACACCAGACTTTGCCTTACTAGTTGTTGCGCTAGGAGCATCGGATGTAGTGTTCTTCTTCAAGTTTTTGTTACGAGCTTCAGCTTTCTGCTTTTCAGCTTCAGCAGCGGCTTCGATCTTCTCATAGTCCTTGGCGTCCACCTTGGACATATGGGTACGGACAGTGACGCCCGCGTCACGAAGCAACTTCATCACAACGTCCACCTTAACGCCGTGAGATTCTGCCCAGTCTGTTGGTTTTATTTGATTTTCACTTACCATGAATTGCCTATTCCAATGTTCCTTTTATTCTCAAACCTTTCAAGACCCACACCCCTTGTGTGGGCCTAGTATAGCCTCTGGTTAGCGGCTGGCGCGACGACCGTTTGCGTGAGCGAGGTCAGCTGCAGACGGAGTGGTAATCTTTGCCTTGGTTTCGTCGTCCTTTTCAGACCATTCCTTTTCACCAAAGACATCGAGATTACGCTGGACCAGTTCTGCAGCCAGCTTAACGTTCTGACCATTCTTACCGATGGCGAGAGCGAGGTTTTCATCGCTGATGATCACAACAGTGCGGCGGGTTTCGGGCACGTGGATCAGCTTGATAACGTTAGCCGGAGCGAGAGCACGCTGGATGAACACATCCAGATCCGGGTTCCACTGCACGATATCGATACGTTCGTTGCCCAGTTCACGGACGATAGTCTGAACACGAGCACCCTTCATACCGACGCATGCGCCAACCGGGTCGATCTTTTCGTCGCGGGAGTAAACTGCAATCTTGGCGCGGAAGCCCGGTTCACGAGCGACGCCCTTGATTTCAACAGTGTTTTCGTAGATTTCCGGAACTTCCTGACGGAAGAGTTCCTTGAGGAAATCGCCGTTGGAGCGGGACAGGATAACCTGAGCGCCGTTCTTGGAAGATTCTTCGACGCGAGCAATCACAGCCTTAATGGAGTTGCCCTGAGCCCAACGTTCGCGTTTAATCTGTTCGCGATACGGAATCATGGCTTCGGTCTGCTTGCCGAGGCGTACGATGATGTTACTTTGTTCCAAACGAATCACTTCGCCGCTGACCATAGAACCGATACGGCTGCGGTAGGTGTCCATGATCTTCTGACGTTCTGCGTCGCGGATCTGCTGGTTCAAAAGCTGCTTTGCAGTCTGAATTGCCTGACGGCCAAATGCTGCAATAGGAATTTCCATTTCGAGGAAGTCACCCGGCTGAGCGTCTTCGTTGAAGTCGCGAGCTTCTTCAACCAGCATGTAGCCCTTGTCCAGTTCTTCGACTTCGTCGGCGGTCATGTTCGGGTCGTAGTCCGGATAGTCATCCACAACGGCCACGCGGAGGAACACGTGTACTTCGTTAGCTTCTTCATCGAAGTCCACTTCAATCTTCTTCTCGATGTGCAGGTACTTGCGAGCAGCGGTGATCAAGGCTTCCTTAAGGGCGTTCAGCACCAGGGAGTCTTCCATATCCTTAGCTTCGACAACCTTCTTAAGCACGTCAAGCAAGTTTTCTTTCGGTTCGTTTTTCATAACATGACCTTCCTATTAGATTTGTACATCCACTTTTGCCACAAGCACTTCGTCACGAGGAATGACTTCTTCCTCTTTCTTGCCCTTAAGTGCCAGGGTTAAATTCTTTTCATCCACTTCGATCAGCTTGCCGACCACCGGCTTACCAGCAGGGCGGGTCACACGGATAAAGCGGCCCTTGTTTCTGATGAAGTCTGCGTCCGACTTCAAGGGGCGGTCCAAGCCCGGGGAAGAGACTTCCAGGGTATAGGCGCCTTCGATAATTTCGGGATCAAGGTCCAGAGCATCAGACAGGAAATGACTTACGTTAGTGCAGTCATCGATGGAAACACCTTCCGGCTTATCAATATAAAGGCGGAGCGTCTTGCGCTTGCCTGCACGGAACATGTCCTGTTCCACCAGAGAAACTCCGGCGGCTTCGCATGCCTGAGCGATCAGCGAATCCAACTTTTGGTTTGCCAAATAAACCTCTTATAAAAAAATTGCCGTCCGCTAACGGTCGACGCTTTACCTGAAAACTCGTTCATGATAAGGCTTCGGCCACGGACAGTCTTAAAACCGGAAACAAATAGAGAAAAAAAAGGGGACTCAGGCAACCACGCTTCAAGGAATAATACCCTTTATTGGCTCATTTTTACCCTTTTTGAACGGGAAATAACTATTTTATGGCCACTATGGCATACGTATTAATTATTCTCGCAACTCTTATCGGTCTCGCAGGCTGCGCCTATTACTGTCGCATCAATGTTCTCGCCATTAACGAAAAGAACAAGAACGAGCCCAAGAAATACAAGCGAGTATGGAACCACGTGCTGAACGCCCTGTGGTACGGCTACCTGACCATTTTCTTTGTAGGCCTTACAGTGAATAATCTTTTCTTTTAGGCGCGAGGCACGAGGTTCCAGGTACGAGGCACGAGGTGCGAAACTTGATTTGGCGCCTTCGGCGCATTAAAAAAAAAGCTCGGCAACGCCGAGCCATTATTTTATCTCATACATCATACTTGCTCAAGGCTTCTGCCTTGAGCGCGCAGCCAGCGTTCGTACATGAACAACGCCACCAGATTCTTGCCGTCCACAAATTTGCGGGCAGCTTCTTCGTAAGGAAGCACCTCGGTGCGAATCCACTCGATTTCTTCGGTGTACTTCTGATCCTTGCCGTCCATGGCTTCCAGCTCTTCACGGGTCACGTCACGTTCGATTGCATACAAACGAATTCGTTCGTCCAGGAGGCCGCAGCTACCGGCAAAGCCAACAGAAGCACCCTGGTACCAGAATTCTGTCAAATCGATGAGTTCAGAATCTTCCGCCACAATCTGGGCTTCCTCTTCTAATTCGGACAGAGCCACCTTGCGGTAGTCACCCGTCCAATCCAGAATGCCAGCGGGAATTTCCAGGGAAGCCTGTTCAGAAATTGCAAAGCGGGGCTGGCGGACCAAAAGCAAATAGGGTTTGCCTTCGCAGCGAAGCACTACAAGAACACCCACCGCATTGCCGCGGACAACAACGATGCCGTGAACCGGGCGTCCATCCGGCAGGAATGCCGTAGCTTCCAGCTTGATGAACAGAGGCTGACGACCCTTCAGCAAGAAATCTGCAGAAGCGAAGTGAACCTTCTTCACCGTAAACTTTTCCTGGGACTTTTCCAGCCATTCCTTATAGATTCGGGAATTCAGTAGAATAGACTTGTCGGCTTCAGCAATTTCTGCAGCGAAGGAATATTCGATCATCTTACTCGTCCTTTACAATCAAGGTATCCGGAGCAACGTCTGCTTTTTTCCAGGACTCAATCAGACCGTCCACAACCTGCACCGAGTCGTTATCCAAAACCATCTTACGGTTGGACAGATTGTAGAACATCCACTCTTCGGCACTAGCGGGGCCACAAGCCGATTCATCCTCATCAGGAATCATCAACTCGCGAATAAAGCGGGAGTTCTGCCCCACCCCCAATACGGTTGCAGCGAAGGAATTATATGACGCACACTTGGAAATTCTTTCAGCCAAGTAGGTGCTGTAATGCCATATGGTATCAGGGCGTTCCTGCAATTTTCCCAAGGCGGAAGAATCATTTTCCCACTTGTTGTTAATGCAGTAAATCAAATTCGTGTCTGCGCAGGAATATCGCACCGGCACCAAATTCGTATCACTAATGTTCCAACTGCTCGGGTAAATGGTATCTGCCACAACATCATCGCATATATCGATTCGATGGGTGCAGCTGGACCGCATCGTGCGCCAATAGAATACACGGGGGGTCAAGGAATCCAGCACACGTAAAATCGTTGGAACCGAATCTTTTCCCTTCAATTCCTTTGTTCGCAGCGGAAAGTTATGGGCGTCCGAAAAAATGGAATCCACGTAAATCGAGAAAGTATCTTTAACAAGACGGCCGTAGCGAACAAGAATCGAATCCATGAGGGAATCGGCGTCGTTCTTTACGTTAATTTGTTTCACACCATCCAGCATACCTTCAAGAGACAATCTAAAGGTCGTATCGGGCCTGTTGTACGGAGCAGCGCACTCGTCCTCGGTAACGTGGATATCAATTATCGGAGAAATCCAAAGGACGTTTCCCTGAGTCTCGTAATCAAGGTTGATAGCCTTCAAAGCGCAGTTCGAGAAAGTCCAAATTTTCTTCAAGTCAAGAATCAAGGAATCCGAAGCCAAGTGGAACGTATTACCTGAATCCAGCGCGGCACCAAGAAAATAGCCGTTACCATCGAATTCCAGATCACCACGAGAAGGCTTTATGGGACCGTCAGAGCTATACTCGCATCCCGCCAAAAAGGACATAGCAAGGACAAGGATTGCGCCAATCACTGCCAAACTTTTTTTGAATTTCGGGAACATGGTAACAAACTACAAATTGTTAGAAGCCTAGAGACTTTTCATATTCCCGCACGGCATCCTGGGACACGGGATGAGCCGCTGCATAGAAATCGTTCCATCGAACAAAAAGACCATTCTGTCGGACTGCCAAGTAAAAAGCGGAGCTGTCCTGGGGAGACAAGCGGCCGATGGTAGAACCAGCCTTGATGGAATCTCCCACCATCAAGTTATCCTTCAAGAAACCCATTCCGGAAGTCTTGCTAGTAACATTGAAACCATGATCAATTTCAACAAAATATCCTAGGGAATCCTTACCCATGGAAAGAATAATGCCCGGAAGAATAGGCTGGATGGGAGCTTCTCCAATACCGCAGAAAACGTCCATGGCAATCAAGGATTCCTGGCCTTCAAAGTCAAAACCATCAGAAATGGAAAGGGCGGACCATTCCATCGGAAGTTGCGGACAAATTCCCGGGAAACGACAACCAGTCTTTCGAGAAACCCACACGTAGCTGGAGTCCTTCTGCATCATATGCAAGTACGCGTAGGATGTAGAATCTTCATGAAGAACAAAACGGGCATTGGAGAAATCTTCCACAGGAGCAACCCAGTGGAGTTTCGAATTTTCCGACTGGCGCAAGGACGCCACATAACGCAGGAAAGAATTAGGCAGACTTTGGGCTGAGGTCGAATCATTCAGGATCCAGGAGCACTGGGCCAAGCCATTTTCCAGGGCAAAGGACGTTCCGCCATAATTTTTGCAACGGCTTTCCCAATTGTCTACCACAACCACTTCTTCGTTGCCGGGCAAAGGCAATGCATCAGCAATCTTTTGTGCAAGACCAGTCCAATAAGCCAAAAAGGCAGCTGCAGCAACCAGCAGCAGTCGGATTAACGGAAACTTATGTTGATTCTTGATTTTTTTCCGTCTGCCCTTGTATTCTTGGAATTCAACGGACATCGGGAACTAGAAATAGAGGAATGCCAAAGTTCCGCCGATGGCGGCAATGAGCAAAAGGATTACAAAGATAACCGTACGTGCAGAAGAAGGCTCTTCGTCGAAAGGCATATCCAAGCCCTTCTTCTGGTTTTTCTTGTCGTCCTTGACGATTGCATTGAAGCTCTTGGTAAAGCGACGATGTGCACCCGTATGACGGTCAGCAGAAGCGCTCTTGATTTCAGAATTGATATTCTGGGAGGCCACAGCAGTCGGTGTTTCAGGTTCAGAAACTTCAGGAATTTCTTCGGACTGGGCAGGAGCCTGAGCGTGCAGGGAGAAGGACATCAAGTCGGCTTCAAAAGAGAACACCTTGATAGTCTTGTCCAGGCCGGCCTTCTTGAGACCATCCACAATAATCTTATTGTTGGTAAGGACAGCGAACATACCGCCACGACTGGACATTTCCTGCTGGAACATGATGAAGGCGTTATAGGCGTCGCTATAGACGAAATCCAGAC
The Fibrobacter sp. genome window above contains:
- the nusA gene encoding transcription termination factor NusA, with the translated sequence MKNEPKENLLDVLKKVVEAKDMEDSLVLNALKEALITAARKYLHIEKKIEVDFDEEANEVHVFLRVAVVDDYPDYDPNMTADEVEELDKGYMLVEEARDFNEDAQPGDFLEMEIPIAAFGRQAIQTAKQLLNQQIRDAERQKIMDTYRSRIGSMVSGEVIRLEQSNIIVRLGKQTEAMIPYREQIKRERWAQGNSIKAVIARVEESSKNGAQVILSRSNGDFLKELFRQEVPEIYENTVEIKGVAREPGFRAKIAVYSRDEKIDPVGACVGMKGARVQTIVRELGNERIDIVQWNPDLDVFIQRALAPANVIKLIHVPETRRTVVIISDENLALAIGKNGQNVKLAAELVQRNLDVFGEKEWSEKDDETKAKITTPSAADLAHANGRRASR
- a CDS encoding ribosome maturation factor RimP; the protein is MANQKLDSLIAQACEAAGVSLVEQDMFRAGKRKTLRLYIDKPEGVSIDDCTNVSHFLSDALDLDPEIIEGAYTLEVSSPGLDRPLKSDADFIRNKGRFIRVTRPAGKPVVGKLIEVDEKNLTLALKGKKEEEVIPRDEVLVAKVDVQI
- a CDS encoding NUDIX domain-containing protein; translation: MIEYSFAAEIAEADKSILLNSRIYKEWLEKSQEKFTVKKVHFASADFLLKGRQPLFIKLEATAFLPDGRPVHGIVVVRGNAVGVLVVLRCEGKPYLLLVRQPRFAISEQASLEIPAGILDWTGDYRKVALSELEEEAQIVAEDSELIDLTEFWYQGASVGFAGSCGLLDERIRLYAIERDVTREELEAMDGKDQKYTEEIEWIRTEVLPYEEAARKFVDGKNLVALFMYERWLRAQGRSLEQV
- a CDS encoding M23 family metallopeptidase, producing the protein MSVEFQEYKGRRKKIKNQHKFPLIRLLLVAAAAFLAYWTGLAQKIADALPLPGNEEVVVVDNWESRCKNYGGTSFALENGLAQCSWILNDSTSAQSLPNSFLRYVASLRQSENSKLHWVAPVEDFSNARFVLHEDSTSYAYLHMMQKDSSYVWVSRKTGCRFPGICPQLPMEWSALSISDGFDFEGQESLIAMDVFCGIGEAPIQPILPGIILSMGKDSLGYFVEIDHGFNVTSKTSGMGFLKDNLMVGDSIKAGSTIGRLSPQDSSAFYLAVRQNGLFVRWNDFYAAAHPVSQDAVREYEKSLGF